The Chitinimonas arctica region GTTGTAGGTCCACTCATCGACTTGTTCGCATGGCAGCACATTCACGGTGGTGGAACCTGGTGCGTTGCCCGTGTTGCTCACGACCTGGCTGGCTTTGCAGTACGTATCCTTGTAGACGGGTTCGCCGCATTTTTGCAGCACCGAAGCCTTGCCGTCGCCGATCTCGGCGAGATCGCCTTTGCAGCGCAGGTATTCCGCGTGGGCCGGTAAGGCAAACGCGGCGAATACGAGCGCGATCATGCCTGCCAGCTTATTCCTTGAGCGCATCGAAACCTCCTGAAGCCAGTACATCTGTGCATTGCCGATATTTTGCGCCAAGACCGACTTACCGTATATCGGATAAGCAAAATTAGACTTTACTTATTTTGCGTGGGCGAGATAATACAGCCTTCCTCCTCCTCTGGCCGCCCTTCGGGGTGGCCGTTTTTTTCTTTCTTCTATACGCGCCATTCATGGGATATTCGCCCCTCAATCAAGGAAGGGAGCGATGCATGGATCGTCCAAGGGCGGAAGCCGTCAACGTGGCTTTCGCAAGCAAGCGTCTCATCCTGGAACCGATCGGTGCGCACCACGCGCCCCTGATGTTCAGCGCGATGCAGGACCCCGCTATCTATCAATGGATATCCTCCGAGCCACCCGAGACGGAGGCGGAGCAGGCGGCGGGCTGGGGCAGGCTCGTTGAGCGCCTGCGCAACGCGAAAGATGAGCGCTGCTTCGTCTGGGCTGCCCAGCGTGTGAGCGATGGCGCTTGGCTGGGGACCTTGGATGTGGTCGCTAAGGGCGAGATCGCCAGCAATGTCGGCTATGTCTTCTTTCCGCCGTTCTGGGGGCAGGGCTATGCCAGCGAGGCGGTAGCGGCCTTGTCCGACCACCTGGCGCGCCAAGGCATCGTCGAACAACGGGCGGCGGTGACGGTGGGCAATATCGCTTCCACCCGTGTGCTGGAACGGGCCGGTTTCCTGGCGGGCCGGGTGATGGTCGGCAACGACACGATCCGAGGCTGTGCCGTGGACGATATCGAGTATATCCGGCGCGACTGAAGGGTCGGAAAGGGGGCGGCGTGCCCCCTTCCGTCTATACCCTTATCAGCTGAACTGGTAGGCCAGCTCGCCATGCTCGACCGATAGTACGGCCTGGCTAAGCGGGGTCTCCTCGCCCATGCGTTGCAGGATTTCCTGGCTGCAGCGCGGCAGCACGGTGCGGCCGAGGATGGCATCTATCATGCGTCCGCCGGATTCCACTTCGCTGCAGCGATCGGCTACCAGTTGCACCACGGTATCGTCGTAGCTCAGCTGTACCGCGTGGTTGGCCGACAGGCGATCGGCGATGCGCTTGAGGCGCATGCGGATCAGGTTGGACATGACCTTGTCCGACAAGGGGTAGTAGGGCACCACCGTCATGCGGCCCAACAGGGCAGCCGGGAAGGCGGCCAGCAATTCGGCGCGCAGCGACTGGGCCAGGCCTTCCGGTTCGGGCATCAGGTCCGGGTCCTGGCATAGCTTCATGCTCAGTTCGCTGCCGACATTGGAGGTCAGCAGGATGACGGTGTTGCGGAAGTCGATATAGCGGCCTTCACCGTCTTCCATCCAGCCCTTGTCGAACACCTGGAAGAACATCTCATGCACGTCCGGGTGGGCTTTTTCGATCTCGTCCAGCAAGACCACGCTATAGGGACGGCGGCGAACCGCCTCGGTCAGTACGCCGCCTTCGCCGTAGCCGACGTAGCCGGGCGGGGCGCCCTTCAGGGTGGAGACGGTATGCGATTCCTGGAACTCGCTCATATTGATGGAGATCAGGTTCTGTTCGCCGCCATAGAGGGTCTCGGCCAGGGCCAGCGCGGTTTCGGTCTTGCCCACGCCGGAGGGGCCGACCAGCATAAAGACGCCGATAGGCTTGGCCGGATCGTCCAGCCGTGCCCGTGAAACCTGGATGCGGCGGGCAATGGCCTGCAGGGCGTGATTCTGGCCGACTACCCGCTGTTCCAGCGTGGTGGCCAATTGCAGTACCGCCTTGATCTCGTTGCGGACCATGCGCCCGACCGGAATGCCGGTCCAGTCGGCGACCACGGCGGCAACCGCCTGCTCGTCCACCGAGGGCAGCACCAGCGGCGATTCGCCCTGCAACTGCGCCAGTTCGGCCTGGGCGGCCTTTAGTTCGGCCAGTTGTTCTTGGCGCGACTCGTCGGTCGGCGCCTCGCCCTCGCCTTCGGCATCCGGGTTCAGTGCCTGCTCGCGCAGGCTGCTGCGCAAGGCCAGCACCCGCTCGGCCATTTCACGCTCGGTCTGCCAGCGCTGGTTCAATTCTTCCTGTTGCGCATGCAGGGCCAGCAGCCGCTCGGCGATCTCGCCGAGGCGGACCTGCCGGTCGAGGCCGATGGCGGCTTCGCCGTCCAGGATGCCTTTTTCGATATCGAGCGCGGCAATTTCGCGCGTGCAGTTTTCCAGTGCGGCCGGCGTGGCGTGCTGGCTGACCGCCACGCGGGCGCAGGCGGTATCGAGCAGGCTGACCGATTTATCCGGCAACTGGCGGGCCGGGATATAGCGATGCGACAGGCGTACCGAGGCTTCGACCGCTTCGTCCAGTACCTGGACATGGTGGTGGCGCTCCAGCTGGCTGACGATGCCGCGCATCATGATCAGCGCGGCATCTTCGTCCGGCTCGTGGATCTGTACCACCTGGAAGCGGCGGGTGAGGGCCGGGTCCTTTTCGATATGGCGCTTGTATTCGCTCCAGGTGGTGGCGGCGATGGTGCGCAGCTCGCCGCGGGCCAGGGCGGGCTTGAGCAGATTGGCGGCATCGCCGGTACCGGCCGCGCCGCCGGCGCCGATCAGGGTGTGTGCTTCATCGATGAACAGCACGATAGGGCGCTCGGAACCGCGTACTTCTTCGATGACCTGCTTGAGCCGATTCTCGAACTCGCCCTTCATGCTGGCGCCGGCCTGCATCATGCCGATATCCAGGGTCAGGATGCTGACGTTCTGCAGCAGCGGCGGCACATCGCCCTGGGCGATACGCAAGGCCAGGCCTTCGACCACGGCCGTCTTGCCGACGCCGGCTTCACCGGTCAGCAGGGGATTGTTCTGGCGGCGACGCATCAGGATATCGATCATCTGCCGGATCTCGGTGTCGCGGCCGCTGACCGGGTCCAGGGCGCCGCTGCGGGCCCGTTCGGTCAGATCCACGGCATAGCGCTTCAAGGCATCCTGCTTGCCCAGCGCGGCGGGCGCCAGGGCGCCGCTGGCTTCGCCGGGTGCCGCGCCGGTCATGCCGTCGGCGGTGCGCTGCGCCTGTTCGGGCGAACTGGCGACAATCCGCGGCAACTCATCGGCCAGGCGGTCGTCTGCGATCTTGCGGAATTCGCCGCTCATGGCAAACAGCTTGCTCTTGAGGGTAGGGGTGCGCAACAAGGCCAGCAACAGGCAGCCGCCACGCACACGTCCTTCGCCGTATTTGAGCGTGGCGTAGATCCAGGCGCGTTCCGTCGACAGTTCCAGGTCGGGGGAAAGGTCCACCGCGTCGGCGTGGGTGGGCAGGCGTTCCAGGTTGGCGGTCAGATCCGCCGCCAGACGCGCCGCATCCAGGTTGAAATGGCGGGCGATATGGTGCAGATCGGTATCTTGCGCCAGCAGTATCTGGGTGAACCAGTGGGCCAGGCCTACTTCTGGGTGGCCGCGCAGCTTTGCCAGCACCGTGGCGCCTTCCAGCGCCTTGTAGAGAATGGGATCGAGTTTGCCGAACAAAGCGGCGCGGCTGATTTCGGACATGATGTCGGTCTGCTATGGATAGGATTGAGTAAAGGCGTGCAGCCGATTCATCCGGCGGGGACCAAGCCTCGGCGGACGATCGATGCGGCACGCGGCCTGGCGCAGCCTGGTCGATAGCGGGTAGCGCAAAGTGGGGAAGCGTCGTTCCGCCCCTGTGGCGGCGCCGTCGGCTGGTCCATGGCTTCCCGGACGGCGAATTTGAAACGTAATGACAGACAGATAGCGATAAAATTGGGGTAATGCGTTTTTACAAGAAATCCTTCCGACAATCGAACCATCCGGATCGCAATGATGAAACTGACTCTGCTTACCCCTGAAGGCCAACCGGGCGCGGCCGCCTACTTCGACGAGGAAGGCGGCACCCTGGGGCGTGCGCCGGCCAACACCCTGGTCTTGGCCGGCGATGCCAATATCTCGCAGGTCCATTTGGCAATCGAGTCGGTCAACGGCAATTGGGTGCTGAAGGATCTGGGCGATCTGCTGCCGGTTTTCCATAATGGCCGTCCCCTCGGCTACGGCGTGCGGGCCGACCTGGCCGACGGGGATCAACTGCGTATCGGCAACTTCGAGTTGAAGACCGAATTGCATGCGCTCAGGCCTGCGCGGAGCGAACCTATCCCGGCTCCGCCGCAAGCGGTCAGCCAGCCGCCGCTGTTTCCCCCGGCCGTCCCACTCGGCGACAGGCCGCAAGCATCGCAGCCCATTCGGCTCGATGACGATCCCTTCTCTTTCGGCGACCTTCCTGGCCCTGCCAGCAAGCCGGTCGTCGCGCCCGTGGCGCAAGCCGTGGAAATTCCGCCTCCGCCACCGGCCGCTTCCGTGGTGGACCCCTTCGATTTCGCCGATTTGGCGCCGGTTGCCGCGCGACCCGCGCAGGCCGTGCCGGTGTCCACCGACCCTTTCGCCGACTTCGCCAAGCCGGTGCCGAACGTGCCGGCCCAGCCGCCCGCCGCGCAGAGCCAACACGCCACCGACCCTTTCAATTTCGCCGATCTGGCGCCCGTCCGGCAGGATACCGCCGCGCCTTTGCGCGAAGCGCTGCAGCGCACCCATCACGATCCCTTCCAGCCGAGTGCTGCCGATCCGTTCGAAAGCTTGCAGGCCGGTAATCGCAACAGCGCCACGCCGGCAGCGCATAACGATGGCGGCGGCAGCCTGGGCAGCCTGCTCGGCGGCGGCACCAGTACCGCTTCGCTTCACCCGGTCGGCCAGGCCGATAGCCTCGATAGCCTGTTCGGCTTGCAGGCCGGCAGCGGTGCCGATCCATTGGCGCCGGGCGGTATCTTCGATCGTCCGGTCGTGCCGCAAGCCGATATGATGGGTTTGGCACCCCCGCCGGTCTCGGCGCCTTCCACCTGGGGCGATCACGCGCCGCGCTCAACAGCAGTATGTCGATGTCCATGTCCGGCGGGCTGAGCAGCCAGCCGGCCGCGGTTTCTCCGCCGGTCGAAATCGCTGCGCCCGTGGCCCAGCCGGTAATCCAGTCCGAGGAGGAGCCCGCCGTGCCGATCAAGCCCGTCCCCAAGGAAGACTCGCTGGACGATCTGTTCGGCCTCGGCAAACCGTAGGGGCGCATCGAAGTATTACGCGTACTCACACCGCAGCTCACCACCCGGCAGAGCCGTGTGTTCACGGTCCGTGGCAATTGAACCGTCCCTCGCTTGATTTAGCCCGACTCCCCCGCCCTCGCCGCCGCGAGGGAGCCTCGCTGACGCTCGTGGGTGCAGGAAATCAGAATGTCTTATAGAGGCCAGCCGTGCCAGGCCGATTGCCGGGGGCGAGTGGCGTTTCATGCCTTCTGCCACCCGGTCACGGCTTCGACCGGCTCGCGCCGGCTCAACCAGGCATCGCGGCCAAGTTGCAGGCTACCGTTTAGCTGCGGCTTGGGCAGGGTGTGCGGCTTGACCAGCAGATGCAGATGCCATTCATAGGCCAATCCGAGGTAATTCCTGATCCAGTCGCGCAATTTGGGTAGCGAACCGCCATCCGGCAAAAAGCGCTGGTACTGTTCGAAATCCATGGGGCCGAGGGTCAGGCCAAAGCAGTACTGGCGGTCCGGCACCCGTGCGCCCAGCACGCTGCCGACACCCAGTTGGGCGGCGGCGTCGCTGCCACCCAGGCTGGTCTGCTCCGAGGGCGGCAGGGTCAGCCAATGCAGGGCAAACGGCTCAATCTGTACCGGTACCTGGAAATAATCCTGCAGGATATGGCGCAGGCTATCCATATCGCGGCAGTTGCGCGCCAAGAGGCCGGTAAAGTGCAGTTTGGCTTCGTCTTCCACCAGGTCGCGGTCGCGCAGTCCGGCTTGGCCGTAGCCGCTCATCGCGCCCAGATAGCCGGCAAAGCGATCTTCCTGCGGCCGGTCGTAGCCGACGGCAGGCTGTACTTCCGCCCAGGCGCGGTAGAACAGCGCCAGCATGCGGTGATGGAAGATGTCGGCGAAGTTGGCCCAGGTGGGGTCGCGGTAGTTGTGCAGCCGGTCCCAGACATATTCGGTCATGGGCAGGGGCAGGGCGCCATTCGGACCGAACAGGCCCAGCGAGCGCACCTGGACCTTGGGGACCGCGCCACCCAGCTCGACATTGTCCAGTTCGCTTGGGGCAAAGCTCAGCGATGGGGCCTGGCCCAGCCTGACCGCTTCTTCCTGTGGGCGTGCTGCCCGGCCCAGGCGTGGCCGTTGCGGCTGGCTGGCTTCGATTCGCCGCAGCAAGTCGAATAAGCCTACGCCTTGCGGCCGTTCCGCGATCCGGTACCAGAAGTTCATAGCAGCGGCTTGCTGCCGGCGCGGGCCGGCCAACGCTTCAACTCGCCACGGCTGCTCGACAGCAGCACCGTTTCGGTAAAGGCATTGAGGGTGGCATGGCGGGCCAGGAAACGTTCCAGCACCAGGCCCAGCAGGAAGGGGCTGGCGCCGGCGAAGGCCGCTTCATTCACGGTCAAGGAGATTTCCACGCCGCGACCGAAGATAAGCGGGCCGGGACCAGGCAGCCGGCGGGTGATGGGGCTGGCCGACACCTGTTCCAGGCTTTCCACCTGGCGCATATTGGCGATATCGCCCCGTTCCGCGTACAGCGTCAGCATATCGCGCAAGGCGCGGGCAGCGGCCTTGCCGTCCAGATCGGTCAGCGACAAATAGTTGAGCGATAGATGGCTGATCAAGCGCCAGGCGACATCGCCTTCCACCACGGCCGGCACCGGCCGGCTGGGGCCGCGCAGGCAGCGGATGGCTTCCACCGGGGCGGATTCCAGCAAGGCAAAGTCGCTGTCGCCGCCGACGGGCATCAGCAGGGGCAGATCACGGTTGCTGACCAGGACCTCGCCCCCCAACTGCACGATGCGTTCCGAGAAGGGCGCCTGGTCGGCATCGACCAGGCTGACGAACAGTTCGCTGCCCAGATAGGTCGAGCGCCCGCCGACCCGGCGTTGCCGGTTCGAGGCGAGGCGGGGTTCCCGCCGGGTGGTAAAGAAGGCGCGGCTGTGGGCGCGATCCTGGTCATAGCTGGCATAAAACGGCAGGAAGCGGGTTTCCTCCTGCTGGTCGGGCCCGTAGCCTTCCAGGCTGTGCACCCGCAGGACTTCGAAATCGGTAGGGCGGCGCTTATCCACCACGGCGTGGTATTCGCTCTGCATCGTATCGACCTGGATACGGTCCAGCCGCTTGGTAAAGGCATTGATCACGGGCGTGCAAAACAGCGCGAAGCATTGTTCGTCCACCAGCTTGGACAAGCCGTCGTCGGCGCGGCCGAACAGCAGGGCGATTTCCAGGGTGTCGCCCGCGATGCGGTTGATGGCTTGGCGCAAGCCGGTCAGCCGGAAGAACAGGTAGCGCTGCGGGAAGGCGAAATATTCGTGCAGCAGCCGGTAACCGTCGAAGGTCCGGTTCTGATACGGCAGCAAGGCTTCTTCTTCGTCGAAGCCCATCGGCAGGATGCTGTTGCCGTTCAGGATGCTGCAATCGGCCGGGCGGGCCGGGTCGTAGATGGCCACGGCGGTGGCGGTGCCCAGGATCAATTCGGCCAGCCGGCTGGCGATATCTTCCGCACCGGCCAGGAAGACCGGCAGGTCATCCATGGCCAACTTGCTGAAACTCTGGCCGCTGCGGGCCTTGAGCTTGATGCGCAATACGCCTTTGGGCTGGGTGCCGCCAGGCAGCCGGCCGACCAGCGGCAAATCGGCGGCGTGGGTCTGGTACTGGGCCGACACCAGGTCGATCGGCCAGAGCTGCAGGGTGTGCGCGGTACTGAATTCGCAGGCGGTCTGCTCGCCTGCCGGCAAGCGCCCGCGCAAGCGCGCGCCGCGCGGGATGGTGTAGCCATTGGTCAGGCTGTTGGCCGCCGGCGAAGGCATGAAGCGGGCGATGGCGATGGACGGGACCGGCATGCCGTAGTGCGGATAGACCATTTCCAGCAGATGGCTGGTAAAGCTGGGGAAGGCGGCTTCCTGCTTGAGCTGCACCCGTGCCGCCAGAAAGGCGAAGCCTTCCAGCAAGCGTTCTACATAGGGGTCTTCCACATCCACGCTGCCCAGCCCCAGCCGCCCGGCGATCTTGGGAAAGGCCTGGGCGAACTCGCCGCCCATTTCACGGACGTGGCGCAGTTCCTGGTTGTACAGCTCAAGAAAACGGGGATCGATGATGGTCATGGTTTAGCTATCCGCGTCCAAGCGGAATTCGCCGCATTCGACATCCAATTGGGTTTTCAGTAAGAGGTCCACCGGGTGCGGGTGGGACCAGAGGCGGCCGCGTATTTCGAAACCGACCTGGTGGTGATGGGTGACGTCGATGGCCTGCAGCAATTGCACGCTGAGCGAGCTCGGGTCGATGCGCGGCTCGAAGCGGATGATGGCGGCGTGGATGGCGCGTTCCATATCGCGCCCGTCCAGCGAGGCGATGGACTGCCCCGACAAGGCCGGCAAACCAAAGTTGAGTACCGAGTCGCGCGCCTGGTCCAGGCCCTCGAACAGGGCCTGGTCGGGCCTGACGGTGTTGAGCAGCCACACCAGATCGCGCAGGACGCCCTGCTTGAGCTGGTTACGCCGGGCACTGCGCGAATCGCTCGCCTCGGACGTCCGGTCGGGCTCGTCATCGGTCAGTCGATCGAGCAGGGAGGGATGAAGGCGATCGGCGGTCGAGCTCATGCGAATGGGTATAGCCCGCGGCGGCGGATTCCGTGCTGATAGGGGTGGAAAAACAAAGCTGGGCGCGTCATGCGCGTGCGGTGCTGACCTCGCCATTGCCGGCCGCGAGGAACTGGGCATAAGCGTAAGGCGGCGGCATGCCGTCGAAGCGTACCAGGCTGATCGGTTCGAAGTCGCGGCTGCCGGTCCACCAGATCGATTTGCCGTCGCTCAGGCGGGCAAACGTGTGGCGGCCCAGGCTATTGAACAGGTCCGCCAGGGCCCGGCCGCCGGTCAGGGTGACATGGCTGGGTTGGCCGCCTTGCATGCGCCAGGCCTCGGCCAATTGCAGCGCAGCGGCATCGAGCTGGGCATCCTCCGGCCGGGCGCGCGGCATGGGGACGCGCGCCAATGCTTCATCCAGCTGCTCCGGGCTGAGGTTGCGCGACAGGGCGGCCAGGGCGATCGTCTCGATCTGGTCGAACCAGCATTGCGACTCGGCCCGGGCGAAACGGGCGGCCCAGGGGGCGGAGATGGCGGCGCACAGGGTGAGCGGGTAATAGCGGCCGACGGCATCGACGCTGGGCATCATCACGCCGGCGTAGGCGGGTTGGCCGCACACGCCCGGCGCCAGCAGAAAGCGCCACACGCGTGCCGTCAGATAGCGGTCCAGCCAGGCCTGGCC contains the following coding sequences:
- the tssE gene encoding type VI secretion system baseplate subunit TssE; this translates as MSSTADRLHPSLLDRLTDDEPDRTSEASDSRSARRNQLKQGVLRDLVWLLNTVRPDQALFEGLDQARDSVLNFGLPALSGQSIASLDGRDMERAIHAAIIRFEPRIDPSSLSVQLLQAIDVTHHHQVGFEIRGRLWSHPHPVDLLLKTQLDVECGEFRLDADS
- a CDS encoding GNAT family N-acetyltransferase; the encoded protein is MDRPRAEAVNVAFASKRLILEPIGAHHAPLMFSAMQDPAIYQWISSEPPETEAEQAAGWGRLVERLRNAKDERCFVWAAQRVSDGAWLGTLDVVAKGEIASNVGYVFFPPFWGQGYASEAVAALSDHLARQGIVEQRAAVTVGNIASTRVLERAGFLAGRVMVGNDTIRGCAVDDIEYIRRD
- a CDS encoding FHA domain-containing protein, which translates into the protein MMKLTLLTPEGQPGAAAYFDEEGGTLGRAPANTLVLAGDANISQVHLAIESVNGNWVLKDLGDLLPVFHNGRPLGYGVRADLADGDQLRIGNFELKTELHALRPARSEPIPAPPQAVSQPPLFPPAVPLGDRPQASQPIRLDDDPFSFGDLPGPASKPVVAPVAQAVEIPPPPPAASVVDPFDFADLAPVAARPAQAVPVSTDPFADFAKPVPNVPAQPPAAQSQHATDPFNFADLAPVRQDTAAPLREALQRTHHDPFQPSAADPFESLQAGNRNSATPAAHNDGGGSLGSLLGGGTSTASLHPVGQADSLDSLFGLQAGSGADPLAPGGIFDRPVVPQADMMGLAPPPVSAPSTWGDHAPRSTAVCRCPCPAG
- the tssG gene encoding type VI secretion system baseplate subunit TssG; translation: MNFWYRIAERPQGVGLFDLLRRIEASQPQRPRLGRAARPQEEAVRLGQAPSLSFAPSELDNVELGGAVPKVQVRSLGLFGPNGALPLPMTEYVWDRLHNYRDPTWANFADIFHHRMLALFYRAWAEVQPAVGYDRPQEDRFAGYLGAMSGYGQAGLRDRDLVEDEAKLHFTGLLARNCRDMDSLRHILQDYFQVPVQIEPFALHWLTLPPSEQTSLGGSDAAAQLGVGSVLGARVPDRQYCFGLTLGPMDFEQYQRFLPDGGSLPKLRDWIRNYLGLAYEWHLHLLVKPHTLPKPQLNGSLQLGRDAWLSRREPVEAVTGWQKA
- the tssH gene encoding type VI secretion system ATPase TssH; protein product: MSEISRAALFGKLDPILYKALEGATVLAKLRGHPEVGLAHWFTQILLAQDTDLHHIARHFNLDAARLAADLTANLERLPTHADAVDLSPDLELSTERAWIYATLKYGEGRVRGGCLLLALLRTPTLKSKLFAMSGEFRKIADDRLADELPRIVASSPEQAQRTADGMTGAAPGEASGALAPAALGKQDALKRYAVDLTERARSGALDPVSGRDTEIRQMIDILMRRRQNNPLLTGEAGVGKTAVVEGLALRIAQGDVPPLLQNVSILTLDIGMMQAGASMKGEFENRLKQVIEEVRGSERPIVLFIDEAHTLIGAGGAAGTGDAANLLKPALARGELRTIAATTWSEYKRHIEKDPALTRRFQVVQIHEPDEDAALIMMRGIVSQLERHHHVQVLDEAVEASVRLSHRYIPARQLPDKSVSLLDTACARVAVSQHATPAALENCTREIAALDIEKGILDGEAAIGLDRQVRLGEIAERLLALHAQQEELNQRWQTEREMAERVLALRSSLREQALNPDAEGEGEAPTDESRQEQLAELKAAQAELAQLQGESPLVLPSVDEQAVAAVVADWTGIPVGRMVRNEIKAVLQLATTLEQRVVGQNHALQAIARRIQVSRARLDDPAKPIGVFMLVGPSGVGKTETALALAETLYGGEQNLISINMSEFQESHTVSTLKGAPPGYVGYGEGGVLTEAVRRRPYSVVLLDEIEKAHPDVHEMFFQVFDKGWMEDGEGRYIDFRNTVILLTSNVGSELSMKLCQDPDLMPEPEGLAQSLRAELLAAFPAALLGRMTVVPYYPLSDKVMSNLIRMRLKRIADRLSANHAVQLSYDDTVVQLVADRCSEVESGGRMIDAILGRTVLPRCSQEILQRMGEETPLSQAVLSVEHGELAYQFS
- a CDS encoding DUF2845 domain-containing protein, translating into MAQNIGNAQMYWLQEVSMRSRNKLAGMIALVFAAFALPAHAEYLRCKGDLAEIGDGKASVLQKCGEPVYKDTYCKASQVVSNTGNAPGSTTVNVLPCEQVDEWTYNPGPGQFLTILRFERGELRSIKYGDRVK
- the tagF gene encoding type VI secretion system-associated protein TagF translates to MSQDLPIAGWYGKLPSLSDFASRRLDSGFIDAWDGWLRTSLMASREKLGQAWLDRYLTARVWRFLLAPGVCGQPAYAGVMMPSVDAVGRYYPLTLCAAISAPWAARFARAESQCWFDQIETIALAALSRNLSPEQLDEALARVPMPRARPEDAQLDAAALQLAEAWRMQGGQPSHVTLTGGRALADLFNSLGRHTFARLSDGKSIWWTGSRDFEPISLVRFDGMPPPYAYAQFLAAGNGEVSTARA
- the tssF gene encoding type VI secretion system baseplate subunit TssF, coding for MTIIDPRFLELYNQELRHVREMGGEFAQAFPKIAGRLGLGSVDVEDPYVERLLEGFAFLAARVQLKQEAAFPSFTSHLLEMVYPHYGMPVPSIAIARFMPSPAANSLTNGYTIPRGARLRGRLPAGEQTACEFSTAHTLQLWPIDLVSAQYQTHAADLPLVGRLPGGTQPKGVLRIKLKARSGQSFSKLAMDDLPVFLAGAEDIASRLAELILGTATAVAIYDPARPADCSILNGNSILPMGFDEEEALLPYQNRTFDGYRLLHEYFAFPQRYLFFRLTGLRQAINRIAGDTLEIALLFGRADDGLSKLVDEQCFALFCTPVINAFTKRLDRIQVDTMQSEYHAVVDKRRPTDFEVLRVHSLEGYGPDQQEETRFLPFYASYDQDRAHSRAFFTTRREPRLASNRQRRVGGRSTYLGSELFVSLVDADQAPFSERIVQLGGEVLVSNRDLPLLMPVGGDSDFALLESAPVEAIRCLRGPSRPVPAVVEGDVAWRLISHLSLNYLSLTDLDGKAAARALRDMLTLYAERGDIANMRQVESLEQVSASPITRRLPGPGPLIFGRGVEISLTVNEAAFAGASPFLLGLVLERFLARHATLNAFTETVLLSSSRGELKRWPARAGSKPLL